Proteins found in one Hoplias malabaricus isolate fHopMal1 chromosome 17, fHopMal1.hap1, whole genome shotgun sequence genomic segment:
- the LOC136673508 gene encoding E3 ubiquitin-protein ligase Hakai isoform X1 encodes MDQNDNDLQGTDGSGILGGPGVRRRIPIKLLSKQNIRSKPPARPQRPNARLPSNGQNDAESFCCKQEERFECKSGDAYGSQRRYPQPLFWDYKLNLVGEKDDTPIHFCDKCNLPINIYGRMIPCKHVFCYDCAVLYEKKNDKMCPGLSLYSCTDPVQRIEQCQRGSLFMCSIVQGCKRTYLSQRDLQAHINHRHMRAGKPGSSRPELNHPTPSPASDHQDRFRLPPPPHLPKAHPLIPPPLQGHEPYGQLPPASPSASDLGPSPRGLPPETFRIATVTTRKHSNLITVPIQDESPSTHEPLPQTPPGPPPHHHPGEYPGQSVVSHPHHIMPPPQQQHYGPPPPPPPPLSHPMQHPSQASAGPHMVYNQAPPMSTAPPPITPPPGHIISQMPPFLNHPLPGPLPQHGGPPVSGPPPHHYNPNSMPQDQGTLSPPFSQPGGLSPGMWPPSRGPHPPRMQGPPQGQMPGPHHPEQGRYRPYYQ; translated from the exons ATGGACCAAAATG acaATGATCTTCAAGGAACGGATGGTTCAGGGATTCTCGGAGGTCCAGGTGTTCGGCGGCGGATTCCCATCAAATTACTGTCCAAACAGAATATAAGAAGCAAACCTCCTGCCCGTCCTCAGCGGCCCAACGCCAGACTGCCATCCAATGGACAAAATGATGCAG AGTCTTTCTGTTGTAAGCAGGAGGAAAGATTTGAATGCAAATCTGGAGATGCTTATGGGAGCCAACGGAGATACCCCCAGCCTTTATTCTGGGACTATAAG CTCAATTTGGTTGGAGAGAAAGATGACACTCCAATTCATTTCTGTGACAAGTGTAACCTGCCCATTAATATATATGGCCGAATG ATTCCCTGTAAGCATGTGTTCTGTTATGACTGTGCAGTGCTTTATGAGAAGAAAAACGATAAGATGTGTCCAGG TTTGTCCCTGTACAGCTGCACAGACCCAGTCCAGCGCATTGAGCAGTGCCAGCGTGGCTCCCTCTTCATGTGCAGCATAGTGCAGGGCTGTAAGCGCACCTACCTCTCTCAGCGAGATCTACAGGCCCACATCAACCATCGCCACATGAGGGCAGGCAAGCCAGGAAGCTCTCGGCCAGAGCTCAATCACCCAACACCTTCTCCAGCCTCCGACCATCAAGACCGTTTCCGCCTGCCACCTCCACCTCACCTGCCCAAAGCCCACCCTCTGATCCCACCCCCTCTGCAGGGCCACGAACCTTATGGCCAATTGCCCCCTGCATCGCCCTCAGCATCAGATCTGGGACCCTCTCCTCGAGGTCTTCCCCCAGAGACCTTCCGTATAGCTACAGTGACCACGCGCAAGCACAGCAATCTCATCACTGTGCCCATCCAGGATGAATCTCCTTCTACACATGAGCCTCTCCCACAAACACCTCCAGGTCCACCCCCACACCACCATCCTGGGGAGTACCCTGGTCAGTCTGTAGTTTCTCACCCACACCACATCATGCCCCCGCCTCAGCAGCAGCATTATggccctccaccaccaccacctcctcctctgaGCCACCCAATGCAGCATCCTTCCCAAGCCTCAGCTGGTCCACACATGGTCTATAACCAGGCTCCTCCCATGTCCACTGCCCCACCTCCCATCACACCTCCACCCGGACACATAATTAGTCAAATGCCTCCGTTTTTGAACCACCCTCTGCCTGGACCACTTCCTCAACATGGTGGTCCACCTGTCAGTGGCCCACCTCCTCACCACTACAACCCTAATTCCATGCCCCAGGACCAGGGTACACTTAGCCCGCCTTTCAGTCAGCCTGGTGGTTTGAGCCCGGGCATGTGGCCTCCTTCCCGAGGCCCTCACCCTCCACGCATGCAAGGGCCTCCTCAGGGTCAAATGCCCGGCCCCCACCATCCAGAACAGGGTCGATACAGACCATACTACCAATAA
- the LOC136673508 gene encoding E3 ubiquitin-protein ligase Hakai isoform X2, which yields MDQNDNDLQGTDGSGILGGPGVRRRIPIKLLSKQNIRSKPPARPQRPNARLPSNGQNDAESFCCKQEERFECKSGDAYGSQRRYPQPLFWDYKLNLVGEKDDTPIHFCDKCNLPINIYGRMIPCKHVFCYDCAVLYEKKNDKMCPGCTDPVQRIEQCQRGSLFMCSIVQGCKRTYLSQRDLQAHINHRHMRAGKPGSSRPELNHPTPSPASDHQDRFRLPPPPHLPKAHPLIPPPLQGHEPYGQLPPASPSASDLGPSPRGLPPETFRIATVTTRKHSNLITVPIQDESPSTHEPLPQTPPGPPPHHHPGEYPGQSVVSHPHHIMPPPQQQHYGPPPPPPPPLSHPMQHPSQASAGPHMVYNQAPPMSTAPPPITPPPGHIISQMPPFLNHPLPGPLPQHGGPPVSGPPPHHYNPNSMPQDQGTLSPPFSQPGGLSPGMWPPSRGPHPPRMQGPPQGQMPGPHHPEQGRYRPYYQ from the exons ATGGACCAAAATG acaATGATCTTCAAGGAACGGATGGTTCAGGGATTCTCGGAGGTCCAGGTGTTCGGCGGCGGATTCCCATCAAATTACTGTCCAAACAGAATATAAGAAGCAAACCTCCTGCCCGTCCTCAGCGGCCCAACGCCAGACTGCCATCCAATGGACAAAATGATGCAG AGTCTTTCTGTTGTAAGCAGGAGGAAAGATTTGAATGCAAATCTGGAGATGCTTATGGGAGCCAACGGAGATACCCCCAGCCTTTATTCTGGGACTATAAG CTCAATTTGGTTGGAGAGAAAGATGACACTCCAATTCATTTCTGTGACAAGTGTAACCTGCCCATTAATATATATGGCCGAATG ATTCCCTGTAAGCATGTGTTCTGTTATGACTGTGCAGTGCTTTATGAGAAGAAAAACGATAAGATGTGTCCAGG CTGCACAGACCCAGTCCAGCGCATTGAGCAGTGCCAGCGTGGCTCCCTCTTCATGTGCAGCATAGTGCAGGGCTGTAAGCGCACCTACCTCTCTCAGCGAGATCTACAGGCCCACATCAACCATCGCCACATGAGGGCAGGCAAGCCAGGAAGCTCTCGGCCAGAGCTCAATCACCCAACACCTTCTCCAGCCTCCGACCATCAAGACCGTTTCCGCCTGCCACCTCCACCTCACCTGCCCAAAGCCCACCCTCTGATCCCACCCCCTCTGCAGGGCCACGAACCTTATGGCCAATTGCCCCCTGCATCGCCCTCAGCATCAGATCTGGGACCCTCTCCTCGAGGTCTTCCCCCAGAGACCTTCCGTATAGCTACAGTGACCACGCGCAAGCACAGCAATCTCATCACTGTGCCCATCCAGGATGAATCTCCTTCTACACATGAGCCTCTCCCACAAACACCTCCAGGTCCACCCCCACACCACCATCCTGGGGAGTACCCTGGTCAGTCTGTAGTTTCTCACCCACACCACATCATGCCCCCGCCTCAGCAGCAGCATTATggccctccaccaccaccacctcctcctctgaGCCACCCAATGCAGCATCCTTCCCAAGCCTCAGCTGGTCCACACATGGTCTATAACCAGGCTCCTCCCATGTCCACTGCCCCACCTCCCATCACACCTCCACCCGGACACATAATTAGTCAAATGCCTCCGTTTTTGAACCACCCTCTGCCTGGACCACTTCCTCAACATGGTGGTCCACCTGTCAGTGGCCCACCTCCTCACCACTACAACCCTAATTCCATGCCCCAGGACCAGGGTACACTTAGCCCGCCTTTCAGTCAGCCTGGTGGTTTGAGCCCGGGCATGTGGCCTCCTTCCCGAGGCCCTCACCCTCCACGCATGCAAGGGCCTCCTCAGGGTCAAATGCCCGGCCCCCACCATCCAGAACAGGGTCGATACAGACCATACTACCAATAA